From one Dysidea avara chromosome 9, odDysAvar1.4, whole genome shotgun sequence genomic stretch:
- the LOC136267469 gene encoding uncharacterized protein: MSEGQEKGQEEEASLLPENGLSDGGFQTTQLEQTVSDLKREKATAKTGFTKVRRCLLTVIQREDTDSVEIKGICEELDVALGCAMNVMERLYDRYKLDKDSKSADKLSDEIEKIEIEYSNAQNRAQEVLDSLSTPRRYDKFLNRLQEQKEDRQQPNRKEPELPQQEAPPDHQPPQERSCPESVSVSNASQNNCTDPRPIGLDLWKQLKRVTIPVFSGDKKTYQNWKAAFTACVDNAPATPEYKLLQLRQCLAGEALKAIDSLGHSATAYHTAKERLERKFGGQRRQIALYLEEVDNFRPINPGSHRDIEKFADLLDVTIVNLKEANRFEELNDGLLYLKLQKKLPTTMLSGYHRWIFENHKRESVESLREWVIQEVEFQTKALEAVHGFSTVKSGRYEVKKFKKDVPYSFFGKSNVKQVTNEDRQSSRVCRVCSKPHGAWACPDFKQMDLQNRWDCAKQCKLCLRCLGDGHLGQYCNRTRICGIDNCKEVHHRLLHKDRGPRSSSQNKGVVHGKEELQLLSKHDVASKKTICAPNEGEPKATSDPSQNESYTTITTNPGTIALRTIPVYLRNGNRKIKVNALLDDASTKTYINSDVAAELGLQGQLQKVNVSVLNGHVEAFETSPVECTIESLDGRVAVTITALTADRVTGELKAIDWKSCAAKWAHLQHLEFPKLGSRPTVDVLIGLDCADLHFSFKDIRGPPGQPVARLTPLGWTCIGAMDDNKQTKLSNNFACTFFSVGQTDTEKVNLMLQKFWEVDTSGTEEFSIVKAEDNLVLNMTETSIAYNNGCYRVAIPWKEEFINLPNNYEMAEKRLYNLERRLFREPEIAEEYKKIIGKHLEKGYVTKVPLMEDNQAVRWYLPHFPVVKKDRSTTKDAYGAVVYMKSEYSDGKVSVSFVTSKTKVAPLQSTSIPRLELMGAVTGKRLALSVAEALNIDKPFITFWTDSTSVLWWIKGHSRQFKPFVANRIGEIQASVSPDKWRYVPTKENPADYLTRGTTLEEISELRAWWEGPAFLSDSQNNWPQLNMVFNSDNDTTELKKKYVIRKNPSTCIATHLSSTATLLNDGVCTGRLQPNRFSSWRRLTRVVSWILRFINNCRKESKLDQVELSAEEMSDAEHYIIKEMQRKVFKEEYLSLANHKQLPTSSKLLGLCPKLDSEGVMRSDGRLTYAEFLPYDIRYPIILPRKNWVTKLIVKHHHELGNHCAGTNQTLSLLSTRFWIISAREEIIEWERECTICKRRKAKVAQQIMAPLPQNRLTTSLRAFTKTAVDFGGPFMTMQGRGRPRQKRYLCLFTCLASRAIHLEMAYGLDVDSFVNALSRMINRRGIPEEMLSDNGTNFVAANKELCELYKDPKTKAAVADKGIKWTFNPPYAPHFGGVFEIMIKSAKRAITAILKNAEVNDEELMTAFCGAEALINSRPLTYQSASVKDNIPLTPNHFLHGQVGGQFAPEVIDEVGFNPKKCWRRIQELVRHFWNRWLQEWVPSLSPRQKWFRLKTDVKPGDTVLLVSSDTPRGQWPLGRVLEVYRSKDQHVRSLKLQVGDKQYIRPIVKVCPLELD, translated from the exons ATGAGTGAAGGTCAGGAAAAAGGTCAAGAAGAAGAAGCTTCTTTACTGCCAGAGAATGGCCTTTCTGATGGAGGATTTCAGACCACACAGCTTGAACAAACAGTAAGTGACTTAAAGAGGGAAAAGGCAACAGCAAAGACAGGGTTTACAAAGGTTAGAAGGTGTTTATTGACAGTAATTCAGAGAGAGGATACAGACAGTGTAGAAATAAAAGGTATTTGTGAGGAGTTAGATGTAGCTTTAGGATGTGCTATGAATGTTATGGAGAGGTTATATGATAGGTACAAGTTAGACAAAGATAGTAAGAGTGCAGACAAGCTTAGTGATGAAATAGAAAAGATTGAAATAGAATATAGCAATGCGCAGAATCGAGCGCAGGAAGTCTTGGATTCACTAAGCACACCGAGGAGGTATGACAAGTTCCTAAATAGATTACAAGAACAAAAAGAAGATAGACAACAGCCAAATAGAAAGGAACCTGAGCTACCTCAACAAGAAGCTCCTCCAGATCACCAGCCACCACAAGAGAGAAGCTGTCCTGAGTCAGTTTCCGTGAGTAATGCTAGTCAGAATAATTGTACAGACCCCAGGCCTATTGGGTTAGATTTGTGGAAACAGCTAAAAAGAGTAACAATCCCAGTTTTTTCAGGTGACAAAAAGACTTATCAAAACTGGAAAGCTGCATTTACAGCTTGTGTGGACAATGCTCCTGCTACACCAGAGTACAAACTGCTACAGTTGAGGCAGTGTCTGGCAGGGGAGGCACTAAAGGCCATTGATAGTTTGGGACATTCGGCAACAGCATACCACACTGCTAAGGAGAGACTAGAAAGAAAGTTCGGAGGACAGCGTCGCCAAATAGCTTTGTATTTGGAAGAAGTGGATAACTTCAGGCCTATTAATCCAGGCAGTCACAGAGATATAGAAAAGTTTGCAGATTTATTAGATGTTACCATTGTTAACCTAAAGGAAGCCAATCGCTTTGAAGAACTTAATGATGGCCTGTTATATTTGAAATTACAGAAGAAGCTACCCACAACAATGTTATCAGGTTATCATAGGTGGATATTTGAAAACCACAAACGAGAGTCAGTTGAAAGTTTGAGAGAGTGGGTTATCCAGGAAGTAGAGTTTCAAACAAAAGCCCTGGAAGCAGTCCATGGGTTTTCCACAGTTAAATCAGGAAGGTATGAAGTTAAGAAATTTAAGAAAGATGTACCGTATAGTTTCTTTGGTAAATCCAATGTCAAGCAGGTTACTAATGAAGACAGACAGAGTTCAAGAGTCTGTAGGGTGTGCAGTAAACCCCATGGAGCGTGGGCATGTCCTGACTTTAAACAGATGGATTTACAGAACAGGTGGGACTGTGCTAAACAGTGTAAATTGTGTCTCCGTTGTTTAGGTGATGGTCACTTGGGACAGTATTGTAACCGAACAAGAATATGTGGAATTGACAACTGCAAAGAAGTTCATCATAGATTACTACACAAAGATCGAGGTCCTCGTTCCAGTAGTCAAAATAAAGGAGTGGTACATGGGAAGGAAGAACTACAGTTACTGAGTAAACATGATGTGGCCAGTAAGAAGACGATTTGTGCTCCAAATGAGGGGGAGCCAAAAGCTACTAGTGACCCAAGTCAAAACGAATCATACAccacaattacaacaaatccaGGTACCATTGCTCTGAGGACAATTCCAGTATATTTGAGAAATGGTAATAGAAAGATTAAGGTGAACGCATTATTGGATGATGCTAGTACAAAAACTTACATCAACTCAGATGTTGCAGCAGAACTTGGTCTACAAGGACAGTTACAAAAGGTTAATGTTAGCGTATTAAATGGTCATGTTGAAGCTTTTGAAACATCTCCTGTGGAATGTACTATTGAAAGTTTGGATGGAAGAGTTGCTGTGACAATTACTGCCCTTACAGCAGACAGAGTTACTGGGGAGTTGAAGGCCATTGATTGGAAATCATGTGCTGCAAAATGGGCTCATTTACAACATTTGGAATTTCCTAAACTAGGATCACGACCAACAGTGGATGTGTTGATTGGCCTTGATTGTGCAGACCTCCATTTTTCATTCAAAGATATTCGTGGACCACCTGGCCAGCCAGTGGCACGTCTTACCCCATTAGGTTGGACATGTATCGGTGCCATGGACgacaataaacaaacaaaactgAGTAATAACTTTGCTTGTACCTTCTTTTCTGTAGGTCAGACAGATACTGAAAAGGTAAATTTGATGTTACAAAAGTTTTGGGAAGTTGATACTAGTGGGACAGAAGAATTTTCAATAGTGAAAGCTGAGGATAATCTGGTTTTAAATATGACAGAAACATCTATAGCCTACAACAATGGTTGTTATAGAGTCGCTATTCCTTGGAAGGAAGAATTTATTAACTTACCAAACAATTACGAGATGGCAGAGAAGAGACTATACAACCTGGAGAGACGATTGTTTAGAGAACCAGAAATTGCTGAAGAATACAAGAAGATAATTGGTAAACATCTTGAAAAGGGATATGTGACAAAGGTACCTTTAATGGAGGATAACCAAGCAGTGAGATGGTACTTACCTCACTTTCCTGTTGTGAAGAAGGATCGATCAACCACAAAG GATGCTTATGGAGCAGTTGTTTACATGAAATCAGAATACAGTGATGGAAAGGTATCAGTCTCATTTGTAACATCTAAAACCAAAGTAGCCCCTTTACAGTCAACAAGCATTCCCCGTTTAGAATTAATGGGGGCAGTGACAGGGAAGAGATTGGCTTTATCTGTGGCAGAAGCATTGAATATTGACAAACCGTTTATAACGTTCTGGACAGACAGTACCAGTGTGTTGTGGTGGATAAAAGGGCACAGCCGACAATTTAAGCCATTTGTAGCAAACAGGATTGGAGAAATTCAAGCATCTGTTAGTCCAGATAAGTGGAGATATGTACCCACGAAAGAAAATCCTGCTGACTATTTAACAAGAGGTACTACATTGGAAGAGATATCAGAGTTGAGAGCCTGGTGGGAAGGACCAGCATTTTTGTCCGACAGTCAGAACAATTGGCCGCAGCTTAACATGGTATTCAATTCAGATAATGACACGACAGAATTGAAGAAAAAATATGTTATACGTAAGAATCCAAGTACATGTATTGCTACGCATTTATCATCTACTGCTACACTATTGAATGATGGTGTGTGCACTGGGAGGCTACAGCCAAACAGATTCTCGAGTTGGAGAAGGCTGACTAGAGTTGTGTCTTGGATTTTGAGATTTATAAACAACTGTAGAAAAGAGAGTAAGTTAGATCAAGTAGAGTTAAGTGCAGAAGAGATGTCAGACGCTgagcattacataatcaaagAGATGCAAAGGAAAGTGTTTAAGGAAGAGTATTTGTCTTTGGCGAATCATAAACAATTGCCCACAAGCAGCAAGTTATTAGGACTCTGCCCAAAACTGGATAGTGAAGGTGTGATGAGGTCAGATGGACGATTGACATATGCAGAGTTCCTTCCATATGATATAAGGTATCCCATAATTCTGCCTCGCAAGAATTGGGTAACAAAGCTCATAGTGAAGCACCATCATGAACTAGGGAATCATTGTGCAGGTACAAATCAAACTTTATCTTTATTGTCCACTAGATTTTGGATCATTTCTGCACGAGAAGAAATTATAGAGTGGGAAAGAGAATGTACCATTTGTAAAAGGAGAAAAGCTAAGGTAGCTCAACAGATTATGGCACCGTTACCACAAAACAGACTTACTACATCGTTACGAGCCTTTACCAAGACAGCTGTTGATTTTGGGGGACCATTCATGACAATGCAAGGAAGAGGAAGGCCACGACAAAAGAGGTATTtgtgtttgtttacttgtttggctTCCAGAGCCATACATTTAGAAATGGCATATGGTTTAGATGTGGACTCTTTTGTAAATGCTTTAAGCAGGATGATTAATAGAAGAGGTATCCCAGAAGAAATGCTGTCGGATAATGGAACAAATTTTGTGGCAGCTAATAAGGAATTGTGTGAGTTGTACAAGGATCCAAAAACTAAAGCAGCTGTAGCTGATAAGGGAAttaagtggacatttaatccaccTTACGCTCCAcattttggaggtgtctttgAAATTATGATAAAATCAGCAAAGCGAGCCATCACagcaattttgaaaaatgctgagGTAAATGATGAAGAGCTGATGACAGCATTTTGTGGAGCAGAAGCACTAATCAATTCACGACCACTGACCTATCAGTCAGCCAGTGTTAAGGACAACATTCCCCTCACGCCAAACCATTTCTTACATGGCCAAGTTGGAGGGCAATTTGCTCCAGAGGTAATCGATGAAGTGGGATTTAATCCTAAGAAATGCTGGCGACGGATACAAGAATTAGTGAGACATTTTTGGAATAGGTGGCTCCAAGAGTGGGTACCCAGCTTGAGTCCGAGACAGAAGTGGTTCAGGTTAAAAACAGATGTCAAGCCTGGAGATACAGTGTTGCTGGTGTCCTCAGATACCCCTCGTGGTCAGTGGCCTCTTGGAAGAGTATTGGAAGTGTATCGTAGTAAAGACCAACATGTTCGATCACTCAAGCTACAGGTTGGGGACAAACAGTACATAAGGCCTATTGTAAAGGTCTGCCCACTAGAGCTGGATTAA